ACCTGCTTCTTTCGGCTGTTCTTTTGCAACTCCCAGCGAAAAGCCGCTCTGGACTGTACTGCAGCCGCCGAGCCTCACAAAAAAACGCACAAAATCTCCGGCTTTTATTTCCATTTCGTTTTTATACCATGCAACAGCAGAGTCCGTAATGTTCATCTTCATAGTAGTAAGTAAAACCTCCTTGAGAGCCTGATTGTAGCATTCCATTCCTCATCATTGCTACTATAGCTGAAGCCTCGCATCAAATAAAGAATTTTGTTTTAAATGAAACATGTTATAATAATATCGATACATATCGGACAGAAATACAGGTAACATATAAGGAGAAAATAGTGTGAAACATAGAGTAGCAAAGGTTTTTATTTCCATGCTTCCGCAAAATGGGATCTCCCGTATTGCTGGTTCCTTGGGAAGAACAAAAATGAGCAAATGGTATGTTAAACCATATGCCAAAATGTATGACATTAACTTATCAGAAATTGAAAAACCAATACAGGACTATAAGCACCTTACTGAATTTTTTTCAAGAAAATTAAAGATCAATGCGCGCCCGATCGATAATTCGGCTGACTCGATCATTTCTCCGGTTGACGGAGTGGTATCTCAGTTTGGACGAATTCAAAAGGGGACGATCATCCAGGCGAAAGGAATCGATTATTCGGTTCATTCTTTATTGGGTGAGGCGAAAGAGGACTTTGAAGAAGGAAGCTTTGTAACGATCTATTTAAGTCCAAAAGATTATCACCGCATCCATATGCCGCTTGACGGAAAAATCACTTCGAGCACGTATATTCCGGGGCGTCTGTTTCCTGTCAACGATATCGGCGTTAATCATGTCAAAGGGCTCTTTACAAAAAATGAAAGACTCGTCACCTATGCTGACACAAAAGCAGGGGAGATCGCCATCGTGAAGGTTGGAGCATTCATCGTCGGAAGTGTGCAAGTGGCATACTGCGAGCCGTATAAACGGGCAAGAAAAAAGGTGCTAAAAACGGAGCATCCCTCTGAACGATATAAAAAAGGGGAAGAAATCGGCCATTTTGAATTCGGTTCGACCGTCATCTTAATCTTTCAAAACGGAAAAATGGAGCTCGATCCATCTGTCAAAGCCGGCTCAGCTGTTAAAATGGGCCAAAGAATAGGAAAGATTAAAGCCCGTTAATTAACGGGCTTTTTTGCATCCTTTTAAAACGGGTATAGTGGCTTGAGCAGCGAAAAAGTAAAAGAAGAAAGGATGGAAAAGTTCATGGACTTATTAACGATGGAACAATTATTTCAGCAGGCGAAGGCGAATTTTTCAGTGTCCGACGTCATATCACCTCATGTGCGAATTCTGTTTATCCTCGAGTCCCCGCATCGGGAGGAAATCAAACATCATATACCGTTGGCCGGTTCATCAGGGAGATCGGTAAGCAAAGTTTTATTTGAAGGGAAACAAAGCCTGCCGTTTGGATTGCTGCTGAAAGAAAATAGCGATAAGAAACCTTATTGCCATCTTGGCATCTTGAATGTTTGCCCGTTTCCGCTGCAGAGCGCAGCGATTCCAGATAGCAAATGGGGTGATAGCCACCCTGAATTTGTGCGTGCTGCAGAAAAAGTCCGTGTGGGGAATGATAAAGATGTGTACAGGGACGAAACATGGAATGCTTTCCAGGAAGTCATGCAGCAGGATTTTAACCAAAGGTTAACCGAACTTGTCAATCAGCCTTTGGTCATCGTCCCGTGCGGACGGTTTGCACAGAAACAGTTCCGGCTTGCTGATGTCCAGTCTTCCCACTGGAAAGTTGTCAGCGATGTCCCTCATCCTTCCTATAATTCCTGGTCAAAGGATCGGTATAGTGCACAGATCGCCGAAGTTACTGAGGCCGTGGGTTACATTTAAAAAAAGAAAAGCATGCTTACACCATACAGGACGGCAGTAATTCCTGCAGCAATAAGCGCGGGCTTCAGTTTGTATTTCGCATAATCAATGACTGGAAGATTCAATATCCGGGCGATCGTGTTCGTATCATCACTGAGCGGTGATGCAAAGGCTCCGAACGTTCCACTCGCAAATACAGCTCCGATCACAAGAGGAAGGGAGATGCCGGCAGCTTGGGACATGGAGATCCCGAGCGGCATCAGGATGCCCCATGTTCCCCAGGCTGAACCAATAAAATAGGACACTGCTGCACCGAAAACGAATAGAGCAGGAGTCACGAATGCGGAAGGAATCCATCCTGAATGGTCGGTAATAAACCGCGAGAATCCCAGTTTGTCGGTCACGGAGGACAAGCCCCAGACGACGGTAAGCAGTACGATAACAGACATCAGCTCATTTCCGCCGGCAATGAAGCCCTCCATCAAAGGCCCCGTTTTCACCCCTTGAAATCGGCAGTAGACGAACGAAAACAATATGGTGATGATAAGAGCCATCACCATGGCATTTAGCACATCCGCTTTAATGAAGGCGTTAAAGAATCCTTCACTTTTTTTGCTCCCGTCCCACCAAGTGAGGAATAATGTGAGAGAAACGGCAATAATCAACGGAATGAGCAAGTTCCACGGCTTGACGGGAAGATCTTTTGATACAGCAGGGTCACAGTTATGCCAGTCATCTTCCTCAGTTTCGATGGACTCATTGCTGCTCATGGGCTTTGAGCTGGAATGGTGGAAAAAGCTTAAATAAATGCCAAGAATGATCATAACAATTGAAAAAAAATTATAGGGAATGCTTTGGATAAAGAGGGAATAGGCATCGCCTTTTATCTTTTCATTCTCTAAAGCCATATCAACGATGGAAGTCATATAGCCTACAAAAGCGGTCGCGATCGGGATGAGTACAATGATCGGCGTCGCTGTAGTTTCGATGACAAACCCCAATTCCTGAGTAGACATTTTTACTTTTTTCATCAATGACCTCATGATTGGAGCAATGGTTACGAACCGGAAGCTGGGTGCGCTGAATGTGCCGATCGTAGAAACGTAAGTTAAGAACAACGCTCCTTTTTTTGTCTGGATCCTTGAAGAGGCTGCTTCTACGAAACCCCGAATACCGCCTGAAAGTTTAATGATGCCGACCAGTCCTGAAAAAGCGTAAAGAAACATTAGGATTTTCAGGTTGCTTTTATCGGTTAAGCCCTCAATGACAAAAGTGATCATTTTTTTGAGTCCGCCGATGAGGGAAGGCTCCAACAGGTAGCAGCCCGCCAGAAAGCCGATAAATAAGCCCGGCAGAACTTGCCTCGTTTTAACCGCTATGGGAATGACAACAAGAAAAGGTATGATGGACAGCCAAGTTTGATTCATAATGCCCCCCGATTCATATGGATTGACTAATCATTATCATGTGATGCTCAAGGGAAATTATTCTTGATGGTTCATGAATCGCCAACAAAGCCTTACCGGCATACACTATTATGTATGCCGCAAGATTTGTTTGCAGCATGTAGAGGTTGCATTATTTCTTCTGTCATGTTAAGGTTATGTTCGATAATAAATTGTAAAGCAAAACTGTTTATATATACTTCTGTATAGGGGCATATTATATCTAAATATGTGCCTTTTTTTAAGGCCTACTTTGTTTAATAATCTTTATTTTGAACACTAAACCAGTGATTTTTAAGATTGTAAAAGATGATTTCAGGAGATTTACTTGGAAGTATAAGGAAATGGTTTTGACGAAAAAGGAGACAGTTACACATTGACAACATTCAGTGAATTAGGTTTAAGTCCCGAATTGCTAAAATCAATTAACAATATGGGTTTTGAAGAAGCTACGCCGATCCAGCGTGATACGATTCCAACCGCTCTTAATGGAACGGATCTTATCGGACAGGCTCAAACAGGAACAGGAAAAACCGCTGCTTTCGGTATTCCGTTGATCGAAAAGATCGACGTAAAAGCCCGTAAAATTCAAGGAATCGTTCTTGCTCCAACACGTGAACTCGCAGTTCAGGTCGGTGAAGAACTAAACAAGATTGGCCAATTTAAGGGGATTAAAACCCTTCCGATCTATGGTGGACAATCGATCGTCAGACAGATCAAAGCACTAAAAAACAATCCGCATATTATTGTGGGTACACCAGGTCGTGTGATTGACCATATCAACAGAAAAACATTAAAGCTTGAAGACGTTCATACTGTTGTTCTTGATGAAGCAGATGAAATGCTAAACATGGGCTTTATCGAAGACATTGAAACAATCCTTGAAAATGTCCCGACTGAGCGCCATACGATGCTCTTCTCTGCTACAATGCCGAAACAGATTCAAAAGCTTGCTGAGCGTTTCATGAAAGATGTACTTGTCATTCGTGTGAAAGCAAGTGAGATGACGGTTAAAAGCATTGAACAAGAGTATGTAGAAGTTAAAGAAAAACAAAAGTTTGATGCTCTTACCCGATTGCTTGATATTCAATCTCCAGAGCTTGCCATCGTTTTCGGCCGTACAAAGCGCCGTGTCGATGAATTGACTGAAGCATTGAACAAGAGAGGCTATTCTGCTGAAGGAATCCATGGTGACCTTCCGCAATCGAAACGTGACATGGTTCTTCGCGCGTTTAAGAACAACACGATTGAAGTACTTGTCGCTACTGACGTTGCAGCTCGCGGATTAGACATCAGCGGTGTTTCTCACGTATATAACTTTGACATTCCACAGGATCCTGAAAGCTATGTTCACCGTATCGGACGTACAGGACGTGCGGGAAGAACAGGATATGCGGTTACGTTCATCACCCCTCGTGAGATCGATCACCTCTATACGATTGAAAAAATCACGAAGCGTAAAATGGTGAAACGTCCTGTTCCTTCACTTAACGAGGCGATTGAAGGCCAGCAGCGCATGGCGCTTGATAAGCTGCTTAACGTGATTGAAGATGGAGATATCCAAATCTATAAACAAACAGCGATGGAAATGCTTGAAGAGCATGATTCCGTATCCCTGTTGTCTGCAGCATTAAAACTGTTGACTAAAGAGCCGGATAGCACTCCGATCGAATTGACATTCGAACCGCCACTTTCGGTGAAAAAACGCCGTGACAACCGATTCGGAGACCGCCGACGCCCTCAGCGCGGCAGCAGCAACGAATCAAGAGACAAGAGAAGAAACGGAGGCAACCGCAGTGACAAACAGCGTCAAGGCGGCGGCAACCGAGACATGTCATACCGTGCGCCAAAACGCATGAGAGAAGATAAAAAAGCAAGATAACATACGAAAGGAATCTGCGAATCAGCAGGTTCCTTTTTTATTTTTTGGTTTCAATGAACCGATTTTGGCATACTAGCTATAGGAGGGATAACGATGGAAATGATCGGTTCAACCTATACATTTAATGCCAGGAACGGTGAAAAAATAACCTTGAGACCTGTTGTTATGGAAGATGCCGGGCAGATCGTTGATGCAGTAAAGGAAATCGTTGATGCAGGAGAATTTTTACAAAAAGAGAGGCCCCGCACAAAAAGTGAGGAAGAGGATTTTATCAGTGACTGCCGGATGAAAGGTAATATGTATACCGCCATCGAAAAACAGGGAACTGTGATCGGGATCGCCCGTATCATTAAAGGAGAACTTACGATGAAAAAACATACGGGGATGTTTAGAACGTGGATTAATTCAAAAGGACAGGGTTTAGGGATAGGCAAAGAGGTAATGGACTATTCCATCCAATGGGGGAAGGAGAACGGACTTTATAAGATCTGGCTGACTGTCTTCTCAGAAAACAAAATCGCCATCAGGCTTTATGAAAAAGCTGGCTTTACCGTGGAAGGCGTTCAAAAAGGACAAGTGATCATCAATCAAGAACTGCAGGATGAATGGTATATGGCCTGTTTCCTAAAAAAAGAAAGCGAGTAGCGAAAAACTGGGCAGCCCCGGTTTTCTTTTTATAGATTCATTCATAGAGAATCATACATAATTATGGTAAAGTGAAGAGGACTACAAAGGTATTGGAGAAGTGGAGAGTTCAATGAATAGAGCAAGAATCACCGAACAAAGTGAACAGCAAATAAAGAGTGCGGCTTCATCCATTGCCGCAGCTTACCGTGAATTAAAAAAACTCGGTTCTAAGGGCGAAGCTGGTGCGGTCTTGGATTTGTATGAAAAAGTGAAAACCCAGCAGTTTGCCATCGCGTTCTGCGGCCATTTTTCTGCCGGTAAATCCAGCATGATCAATGAGCTCATCGGGGAAAACATATTGCCCTCAAGCCCGATTCCAACAAGTGCAAATGTGGTGAAAGTCCAAAATGGAACCCCTTCAGCAAAAATCTTATTAAGAAACAAAGGAATAGTGAGTGTAGATCCACCTATTGACGTGTCAGAGATAAAAAAATGGGCAAAGAACGGCGAAGAGATCGAGAGTATTGAAATTAATGTGGACCGTACTATTCTTCCTGACCGAATCGCCATCTATGATACACCGGGCATTGATTCAACGGATGATGCCCATAAGGTTGCAACAGAATCTGCCCTTCATATGGCAGATGTCGTATTTTATATCATGGATTATAACCATGTTCTTTCACAGCTGAACTTTACCTTTATCCGGCTGCTGAAAGAACAGGGAAAGAAATTGTACCTGATCGTGAATCAGATCGATAAACACAATGAAAAAGAGATCACTTTCCGTGAATTTACAGACAAAATTAAGAGCGGATTCAAGAGCTGGGACATTGAACCGGAAGAGATCTTTTTTACCACCATCATGGATCGCAGCCATTCCGGGAACCAGCTTCAGGAGATCAAAACGCTCTTCCAAAAATTTTATTTGGCGAAGGAGGAATGGATTCAGGAAAACGCCTTCAGCGAAACTGAGCGCTTGATCAGAAAAACGGTACAAACTTGTCTTGACCTTGATGAAGACCGCAATAGAGAAGCATTTGAAACAGCTGAAGGTGAAGATGAAAACGCGAGTGAACAAAAAGCTGTTCATTTTCTTGGTAAAATGGAAACGTTGGAAAAAGATGTGGTTCAAAAGAAAGCGGATGCCGCGAAACGGTTTAAAGACATCCTGGACAACGCTATCCTTATGCCTTTTCAGACGAGAGAACTTGCCAAGAACTACATTGAGAGCCGGCAGGATAGTTTTAAAGTAGGCGTTCTGTTCGCCTCTAAAAAAACTGAAGCCGAACGAAATGTACGGCTTCATGCCTTTTATGAATCAGTGCAGGAGAACATAAAGACACAGATCAACTGGCATCTTAAAGATTACTTTCATGCACATTCCGCTGTAATGAAAGAAGAGCCGGTACTGAGTCTAGAACGGCTGGCTGCTCTTATCAAGCCTGGAGCTTCATTAAACGGCAATTATGTTTTGCAATACTGCAATGATGTCGTGGAAGATATTAAGCGTACTTTTATGTCGCATTACCGGCCGGAACTTGATCAGATCACTATTGAGACAGAAAAAAACGCGCAAGCAGAGATTCAACAGTACAAGGTGCTGATCTCAGAGCAGGAAAATATTTTAGCTGCACTGCGAAAAACAAAAGAAGTGAGACAAAAATGGATATCCACAGAAAGCATGCTTTTAGATGCCTTGTACAGTGAACAAAACCATGCTGTTGCGATGGAAGAAGCAGATCTCGTTCTTGCAGCACAAGAGGCGGAGGTTTCTAAACTTACCGTTGAAGACTTAAAGAAAAACGCCAATTCTTCAGAAGAAACCGAAATACTGGATAACGTCCCTAATGGAGAAACAGCAGTGAACCGCGCAAAGACCGGGGGGCCGTCCCGTCTTGAGGATGAAGCAGAAAAGCTTGAATCCGCAGCAGCCATCCTGTCCAGGCTTGAGTTGATGAAAAATCGTTCTGATGATATGAAACGTTTTTCAGAACGGCTTTTAAACCGAGATTTTACGGTCTCGCTGTTTGGTGCTTTTTCTGCTGGAAAATCATCGTTTGCCAATGCGCTGATCGGGGAAGAACTCTTGCCCGTTTCTCCGAATCCAACGACTGCCACGATCAATAGGATTGTTCCGCCTGATCAAGAGCATCAGCACGGCACAGCACTCATTTATTTTAAAAAAGAACAAGATCTTTTAGATGAGATCAACCTGTCACTGTCTCATTTTGGAAAAAAGGCAGGAAACATTCTCGAAGCCATACAGGCAGCGGGCCAGATTGACAGCCGAAAAAGCTCTGATAAGCTTCGTCCGCACCTTCAATTTTTAATGGCGGTCCATAGAGGGTTCAGTGCCATAGAAAAGCAGATGGGTACCGAAATGTCTATTTCCGCTGCAGAGTTTAAGGCATTCGTTGCCGATGAAGAAAAGGCATGTTTTACAGAAAGTGTATCGGTCTATTATGATTGCGCCCTGACAAAGATGGGGGTGACATTGGTGGATACACCGGGAGCTGACTCCATCAATGCCCGCCATACGAACGTCGCTTTTGAATTTATAAAAAAATCAGACGCCATACTTTATGTAACCTATTATAACCATGCATTCTCAGCCGCTGACCGTGAGTTTCTGATCCAGCTCGGACGTGTCAAAGACACCTTTGAACTGGATAAAATGTTCTTCGTGATCAATGCATCAGATCTGGCGAAGGATAGTGAAGAGCTCATCGATGTTGTGGAACACGTCGGTGATAATTTGCGCCGGTTCGGGATTAGACATCCAAAGCTGTATCCGATGTCGAGCTATTTTTCATTGCTGGGACAAAAACCAACGGGTGAACTGTCTCAGGAGGAACGAAACCGACTCGGAAGCAAATACCAAGAGTTACAAGGGCAGGAACTATTGCAGCGGACAGGATTCCTGCCGTTCATGAACGCCTTTATGTCCTTCTTAAAAGAAGACCTTGCAGATGTGCTGGTGAATTCAGCGATTAACCAATTCCAGCAATCCAAGTTTATGCTGGAGCGGCTGATCGACGAAGCAGCCTCCAGTCAAAAGGACCGTGAAAGAAAGTCACAAGAGCTTAAAAATACATGCACGAACATGCTGCAAACGATGGAAGGCTATTCTCTGCAGCAAAAAGAAGAGCTTTTGCAAAAAGAGATCAATGAGCTGCTGTTTTATGTAAAACAAAGAGTTATGCTTCGGTTTACCGAATTTTTCAATGAGGCATTCAACTCTTCTGTGATCACAGGATCGGTAAAAGAACAAAAGAACGCTTTGCATGAAAGCTGGAAAGAACTGCATCAGAGGATTCAATTTGATCTGCATCAGGAATCGAGGGCAACCATACTCAGGGTAGAAAAATACATTCTTTACTTGCTCAGTGAGATGCACGAGGAAATGGATCAGGCATTGAAAAGGTTTAATGGTCCGGAGTATCACATGGGTAAAGAGGATATTCAGTTCAAGAGCCTTGAAATTGAAACGAAGCTTCACGAGGCCGAGGGAAAAGAAACGATTCTTAAAGAATTTAAGAATGCACGTCATTTCTTTGAAGAAGGGGGAAAGAAAAACATCATGGAAAAGATGTACACCATGATGGAAAACCCGGTTCAAACTTTTGTGGATGATAGTGCAGGAGTGTTCTATACGTATTATCTTTCATCATTTAATGATTCTGTGCATTCCGAAATCAGCCGTAGAAAAGGAGATGCTGTTCTTTATTATGAAGGGCTGCTTAAAGCGCTTGAAACTCCCGGACTTCTGGAAACGATGAAGAAAAGCCTACTGGAACTGAATCAATTATAAAAAAAGGAAACCGTTTAGACGGTTTCCTTTTGCTCTTATTGAATCTCACTGACAAAGCTTGCTTCAATCAATCCTAATTTTTTATGGATTGTATTTACTTTTTCGGCAAAAGCACTGAACTGTTTGTCAGCGTCTGCTGTTTTCGCTTCATTTCCTAGGCCTTCAGCTCTTGTCTTATACGATTGGCTAAGGTCTTTGAAAGCTGTTTTGAAAACTTCTTGATCTTCTTTCGTCAAGGAAGAAGGAACCTTCAGCTCAGGGATTTCTTTCGCTGCTTTTTCTCCAGAGTCCTTGGCTGCTGCAGCTAATTTTTCAAGGTCTGCTTTTGGTGTTTTCTTTTCAGGATCAAGAGCTGCTGCATAGGCATTGAACGGCGCATGATATTCACGCAGTTTTGCTCCTAATTCAACTTCAAAATCCAATACTGCGGATTTTTCTTTGTTTTTGTCCGATGAAGTTTCTGATTTTGGTTTATCCTGGCCTTTTGCTTCTTTTTCCTGACTGCATCCTACGCTAAACACAAGCAAAAGTACTGCGGCAATACTCATAAATTTCTTCATATCACAAAACCTCCCTAAATATGTAATTTTCTAGAAATCGACCGGCAAAATCTAGTTTATTATGTTTTCAGTCAGTTGTAAAATGATAAATTATTTAAAATGTTTTGAAAAATGAATGTTAATCAATCACATGGTATACTAAACCAAAGATGAGGTTTGAGGAGGAAAAATGATGAGTGTACATCAAGAGA
This genomic stretch from Fictibacillus marinisediminis harbors:
- a CDS encoding HesB/YadR/YfhF family protein, which encodes MKMNITDSAVAWYKNEMEIKAGDFVRFFVRLGGCSTVQSGFSLGVAKEQPKEAGSEVQQDGITFYVEREDMWYFDDHNLNIDVDEDGQTIDFQYE
- the asd gene encoding archaetidylserine decarboxylase (Phosphatidylserine decarboxylase is synthesized as a single chain precursor. Generation of the pyruvoyl active site from a Ser is coupled to cleavage of a Gly-Ser bond between the larger (beta) and smaller (alpha chains). It is an integral membrane protein.) — translated: MKHRVAKVFISMLPQNGISRIAGSLGRTKMSKWYVKPYAKMYDINLSEIEKPIQDYKHLTEFFSRKLKINARPIDNSADSIISPVDGVVSQFGRIQKGTIIQAKGIDYSVHSLLGEAKEDFEEGSFVTIYLSPKDYHRIHMPLDGKITSSTYIPGRLFPVNDIGVNHVKGLFTKNERLVTYADTKAGEIAIVKVGAFIVGSVQVAYCEPYKRARKKVLKTEHPSERYKKGEEIGHFEFGSTVILIFQNGKMELDPSVKAGSAVKMGQRIGKIKAR
- a CDS encoding uracil-DNA glycosylase family protein; the protein is MDLLTMEQLFQQAKANFSVSDVISPHVRILFILESPHREEIKHHIPLAGSSGRSVSKVLFEGKQSLPFGLLLKENSDKKPYCHLGILNVCPFPLQSAAIPDSKWGDSHPEFVRAAEKVRVGNDKDVYRDETWNAFQEVMQQDFNQRLTELVNQPLVIVPCGRFAQKQFRLADVQSSHWKVVSDVPHPSYNSWSKDRYSAQIAEVTEAVGYI
- a CDS encoding Na+/H+ antiporter NhaC family protein, with amino-acid sequence MNQTWLSIIPFLVVIPIAVKTRQVLPGLFIGFLAGCYLLEPSLIGGLKKMITFVIEGLTDKSNLKILMFLYAFSGLVGIIKLSGGIRGFVEAASSRIQTKKGALFLTYVSTIGTFSAPSFRFVTIAPIMRSLMKKVKMSTQELGFVIETTATPIIVLIPIATAFVGYMTSIVDMALENEKIKGDAYSLFIQSIPYNFFSIVMIILGIYLSFFHHSSSKPMSSNESIETEEDDWHNCDPAVSKDLPVKPWNLLIPLIIAVSLTLFLTWWDGSKKSEGFFNAFIKADVLNAMVMALIITILFSFVYCRFQGVKTGPLMEGFIAGGNELMSVIVLLTVVWGLSSVTDKLGFSRFITDHSGWIPSAFVTPALFVFGAAVSYFIGSAWGTWGILMPLGISMSQAAGISLPLVIGAVFASGTFGAFASPLSDDTNTIARILNLPVIDYAKYKLKPALIAAGITAVLYGVSMLFFF
- a CDS encoding DEAD/DEAH box helicase; translation: MTTFSELGLSPELLKSINNMGFEEATPIQRDTIPTALNGTDLIGQAQTGTGKTAAFGIPLIEKIDVKARKIQGIVLAPTRELAVQVGEELNKIGQFKGIKTLPIYGGQSIVRQIKALKNNPHIIVGTPGRVIDHINRKTLKLEDVHTVVLDEADEMLNMGFIEDIETILENVPTERHTMLFSATMPKQIQKLAERFMKDVLVIRVKASEMTVKSIEQEYVEVKEKQKFDALTRLLDIQSPELAIVFGRTKRRVDELTEALNKRGYSAEGIHGDLPQSKRDMVLRAFKNNTIEVLVATDVAARGLDISGVSHVYNFDIPQDPESYVHRIGRTGRAGRTGYAVTFITPREIDHLYTIEKITKRKMVKRPVPSLNEAIEGQQRMALDKLLNVIEDGDIQIYKQTAMEMLEEHDSVSLLSAALKLLTKEPDSTPIELTFEPPLSVKKRRDNRFGDRRRPQRGSSNESRDKRRNGGNRSDKQRQGGGNRDMSYRAPKRMREDKKAR
- a CDS encoding GNAT family N-acetyltransferase encodes the protein MEMIGSTYTFNARNGEKITLRPVVMEDAGQIVDAVKEIVDAGEFLQKERPRTKSEEEDFISDCRMKGNMYTAIEKQGTVIGIARIIKGELTMKKHTGMFRTWINSKGQGLGIGKEVMDYSIQWGKENGLYKIWLTVFSENKIAIRLYEKAGFTVEGVQKGQVIINQELQDEWYMACFLKKESE
- a CDS encoding dynamin family protein codes for the protein MNRARITEQSEQQIKSAASSIAAAYRELKKLGSKGEAGAVLDLYEKVKTQQFAIAFCGHFSAGKSSMINELIGENILPSSPIPTSANVVKVQNGTPSAKILLRNKGIVSVDPPIDVSEIKKWAKNGEEIESIEINVDRTILPDRIAIYDTPGIDSTDDAHKVATESALHMADVVFYIMDYNHVLSQLNFTFIRLLKEQGKKLYLIVNQIDKHNEKEITFREFTDKIKSGFKSWDIEPEEIFFTTIMDRSHSGNQLQEIKTLFQKFYLAKEEWIQENAFSETERLIRKTVQTCLDLDEDRNREAFETAEGEDENASEQKAVHFLGKMETLEKDVVQKKADAAKRFKDILDNAILMPFQTRELAKNYIESRQDSFKVGVLFASKKTEAERNVRLHAFYESVQENIKTQINWHLKDYFHAHSAVMKEEPVLSLERLAALIKPGASLNGNYVLQYCNDVVEDIKRTFMSHYRPELDQITIETEKNAQAEIQQYKVLISEQENILAALRKTKEVRQKWISTESMLLDALYSEQNHAVAMEEADLVLAAQEAEVSKLTVEDLKKNANSSEETEILDNVPNGETAVNRAKTGGPSRLEDEAEKLESAAAILSRLELMKNRSDDMKRFSERLLNRDFTVSLFGAFSAGKSSFANALIGEELLPVSPNPTTATINRIVPPDQEHQHGTALIYFKKEQDLLDEINLSLSHFGKKAGNILEAIQAAGQIDSRKSSDKLRPHLQFLMAVHRGFSAIEKQMGTEMSISAAEFKAFVADEEKACFTESVSVYYDCALTKMGVTLVDTPGADSINARHTNVAFEFIKKSDAILYVTYYNHAFSAADREFLIQLGRVKDTFELDKMFFVINASDLAKDSEELIDVVEHVGDNLRRFGIRHPKLYPMSSYFSLLGQKPTGELSQEERNRLGSKYQELQGQELLQRTGFLPFMNAFMSFLKEDLADVLVNSAINQFQQSKFMLERLIDEAASSQKDRERKSQELKNTCTNMLQTMEGYSLQQKEELLQKEINELLFYVKQRVMLRFTEFFNEAFNSSVITGSVKEQKNALHESWKELHQRIQFDLHQESRATILRVEKYILYLLSEMHEEMDQALKRFNGPEYHMGKEDIQFKSLEIETKLHEAEGKETILKEFKNARHFFEEGGKKNIMEKMYTMMENPVQTFVDDSAGVFYTYYLSSFNDSVHSEISRRKGDAVLYYEGLLKALETPGLLETMKKSLLELNQL